The genomic DNA ATTCGAAACGGACAGTCTTTTCGGTGCCCACCACAACAGCGAGAATAACTCCTCAACGGAGATTTCCTTGTCAGAAAGCAGAAAAAAAATCCACTTGTACCCTGAAGTTTCTCAAGACTCAGACATGAACAGTGATGTGGAAGTGGGATGCTCATCGTATCGTTCCCCGAGCCAACACAAGGAAAACAACAACAACGGTAATATTCACTTGGACCTCAAATTTAATGATCGAAATAAATCATGAAAGATAAATAAATGTATTTGATATTTTAAAACAGATAATGGATAACAATACCAATATTATAAATAATATAACAATATTATAACTAATAATAACTAATAAAGAATAAATGTGTGTTTCATTTTCAAATATTTCACAAATAATGCTACAAAACATTATGTATTATTTAGCGTATAGGCATTATCTCATGTGATTTCACAAGAATATATAATAGTCAGTATACACAACAACATTACCTATCAAGCTTAGATGAGATTATCGAATAATAATAGCATATTTCTTTCCTAAAGGTTTTTCTGACAATAATTCTGGAGGCTCCAACACAAATCCATCCTCCCTTTCCAATTTTAACGGCAATGGAATGTGTTCAAACATGTCAAATGCGGATCAGGTGAGAAGGTACCGGACTGCATTTACCAGAGAACAAATAGGAAGACTGGAGAAAGAGTTTTACAGGGAAAATTATGTCTCAAGACCAAGAAGATGTGAACTCGCCGCATCACTCAATCTACCGGAAACTACAATAAAGGTAGGCCTGTGTTCTGTTATATACATACagggtggtgcagcggtctaaggcactcagtgctagaggcgtcacgacagactctggtttgattccaggctgtatcacaagttaaataaaggttcaattattttaaaaatgtaaaatacatGACATAATAATGTAGGTTACATCACAAATAGTTAGGAATATATATGCTACAGTTATATTACACACTCCACTAAAACACACGATGGTCAACTTGCATACatcggaacacacacacacacacacacacacacacacacacacacacacacacacacacacacacacacacacacacacacacacacacacacacacacacacacacacacacacacacacacacacacacacacacacacacagagagagagagagagagagagaaaacacacacacagagcaaaccTGTAAACGAATCCGTTTTGTATAATTCACATTGTGAGCAAGACAATGTTCTACTCGAATCTATTCCAGAAATGAATCTGAAATGaagtaattaattaattaatctgAAATGAACAAATGAAAAAAAATTAACTATAAAAAAAGTCAACACATTTCTTCAACTTGCTGATTTCTTTAAGGGTCCCTAAAAATAACTATTCACAAATATATGTATACCTGCCTATTCGTTTTAAACTCCGAATTGGATCAAACTTGCATTAGCAATGTTTACGCAGTAAATATTGATATAGGCACACGCATGTCCTGAACACTGGGAAAATGCATGCGATTCGACCCGATATTTTGTAATACTACAATGCTACAGTTCGGGTTGGATTTAATAGGGTCCTAAAGTAAACATGGATGATGATTCTCTGTCTGTAGGTATGGTTCCAGAACAGGCGGATGAAGGACAAGAGGCAACGTTTGGCAATGTCTTGGCCCCATCCAGCAGATCCAAGCTTTTACACCTACATGATGACGCACGCGGCAGCCACCGGAAGTCTACCATACCCTTTCCATTCCCACATACCTCTGCACTATTACCCGCATGTGGGTGTCACAGCAGCTGCCGCTGCCGCAGCTGCATCTGGTGCTGCATCGTCACCTTTCACTACCTCCATTCGCCCTCTCGATACTTTCCGTGCACTCTCCCATCCTTATTCACGCCCAGAGCTTCTCTGTGGCTTCAGGCACCCAGGACTTTATCAGTCACCCTCAGGCCTCAATAGCTCTGCCGCAGCATCAGCAGCAGCGGCTGCAGCATGTGCAGCTGCGGTCAGCGCACCATCGGTCACTGGGCCATGCTCGTGCCTCAGTTGTCACAGCAGCCAGGCGGCCAGCGCGCTTGGCTCCAGAAGTACCAACACTGACTTTACCTGCACCGCATCCGGGCAAAGGTCCGAAAGTGGATTTTTTCCGTATTCTGCCGCTGTCCTGAGCAAAACTTCGGCTCCATCACCAGATCAGAGAGAGGAATCTTCACTAAACAGATAACTTCATCGTGTGGAAGATCTAAATCAAGTGTAGTTGGTTCTGTTTTATGCTTTGCTATTAGTTTATACATAGGCCTACATCTACGACTCCAACATTTGGGGGACAAATAAAGGTAATTTCAAAACAATTAGCATAATTcgcattttttttaaagaagccaAAAGGTGTTAACATTGGTAAGTGCTAAATTGACAGTAATTTAAAGGACTATTTTGTTAGTGCGTCGGTGATGAAGCTTTATTCCTGTGCCTTAAAACCTATAAATAACGATCTAATTCAGTGATAGGCCCACGGTACTCGTGATTTATCCActtatatcaaatatattttccatCAATTGGTTGATCTTCTTTTCGAATTTCCCAGTTATATTTTGGTATTAATTTAAGGCACTGTAAAAGTAAGCAttttaatgtatttattattgttcTCTGCATTTATCAAATCAATGCTGGGCATTGCTTTTCTCTATGAAACATGGTTACGTGTAGATTCGTTATTAATGTAGGTTATGGTGAGAATCATATTTACAATATGTGCCACAACAACTACTACTGAATAATAACCGGTACAGTTCAAGGGATATTCCTAATCTTCAAGTAAGGTGCATAGAATTTTGCACCGCTTCGAACTTGGCAGTAATGATGTTGAGAATAGAGGATTATGGCGAAAATTGCCAATCTTGTACTTTCACTCCTCGTTCTGAGACCCGCTGTCGGGTGCTAATAACCCCCCGAGGGAAGTCATTAGACATGACAGATAGAATACTTAGAACATACAACATTGTTCTTGGTGCTTAGATTGTACCGTAAAATGTGACATTCCTTACATGTGAAGGTTAAAAAAAAAGTGTACTCGGTAGAGCCAATGTTCGTTTCAGTTAGAAGTTGGATGAACGCCCTTTACACTTTTCCTGTTATATTTCCGTTACATGTTATATAGAGCAACCTCGTTCAATAAAAAACGGTATTTCCATTCTCTCCCAATATGGCCCCCTTCActcaacatacagtacatatcgTTAAAATAGTTTTAAACCAAAATATTTACCCCTGTGGATTGGAAAATGACCAATGACGTGTAAATTACATTTATTATATATAGATATTAATAATTTATCTGACTTGTTGAATGTTTATTCAATTGAAATCCGTATACACTGGAGATCATACACGCCTATTTTACCATAGTTTTTGACTATTATATTGTAAGGTAAACATGCTTTTATGGCTACAAACAAACCAAATAAGTCGTATGCAAAATACACCGTTATAAGTCCATACATGTAAAAGGCGAGAGTACATGTTGTACTACATTGAAACAAGGCCCGCAAGGGCTGATACAACGATAAGTGAAAGCTGTTTAATAGGGTTGAAATAATGAAATACTAGTGTATTGCCCTGTGTCCCCAGGGTCTCTGCGATACATGGTTCTGTATATTATATCTCTGTATTTAAAATATTACCAACTGTATGAATTTACACATTTTAACTTGagaaaaaaatatgtaaatatcTTTATGTAAATCATGTCATTTATTGATGATGTTTGTTCTTGGGAaataaatctttttttttaaatcgtcAAAAACATTTTCCTATCTTTGTTTGAGATATTGAAAACACACTATATGAATAGATGTCGATATTATTGTCAAAATCACAGGTTTGAAGAGGTATGATAAAAGTGAGATCATCTTTGGTTATGGATATTATGTATTTACGTGTTTATTATGCACTTTATGTATTTACATCAATAGGTTCTTATTAATGAACTGatt from Oncorhynchus keta strain PuntledgeMale-10-30-2019 chromosome 7, Oket_V2, whole genome shotgun sequence includes the following:
- the LOC118373899 gene encoding homeobox even-skipped homolog protein 2-like is translated as MMERRRKEMILVERGLHSPVSGKRLSTLSDSAGNSVLEALENAQHSDRLNPTITSASLHGSLGDIPNKGKFETDSLFGAHHNSENNSSTEISLSESRKKIHLYPEVSQDSDMNSDVEVGCSSYRSPSQHKENNNNGFSDNNSGGSNTNPSSLSNFNGNGMCSNMSNADQVRRYRTAFTREQIGRLEKEFYRENYVSRPRRCELAASLNLPETTIKVWFQNRRMKDKRQRLAMSWPHPADPSFYTYMMTHAAATGSLPYPFHSHIPLHYYPHVGVTAAAAAAAASGAASSPFTTSIRPLDTFRALSHPYSRPELLCGFRHPGLYQSPSGLNSSAAASAAAAAACAAAVSAPSVTGPCSCLSCHSSQAASALGSRSTNTDFTCTASGQRSESGFFPYSAAVLSKTSAPSPDQREESSLNR